ttgattgaaaaagatatgtggggttaTGTTGATGGAACTTCTATTAAGCCAACAAATAAAAGGGATAAAgctaaatatgcaaaagatttgaaaacatggaatgttagtaattcaaaaatcattACTTGAATTAGTAATTCTATTGAGTTGTATATAGGAACATAACTAGTAAATTATGATATTGCTAAAGAGATTTTGGatcatttgaaatgtttgtatgttcagtctaactttgcaaaacgttatTAGTTGGAAAGTGATATTTGGGTCCTTAAGCAGAATAGTATGACTGATGAGGACATAGAATGCATAGCCAAGGAAGGAAGCCTAGAGGATATTCAAGGTCTTGGAACTCCAATGACAAGAGCAAGATCAAAGAAGACGAATGAGGTTATAAATAACTTGATAACCACTTTATTTGAAGCAAGTACAACTCATGAAGAATTGAAGCCTAAGATAGTCAATTGCTTAatccaaattgaagaagttaaggAATGAAGGTTGCATCTAtgtgttatcaaattttaatattagttttaattaaagtaatagaCTGAATTAGTAAGAAAATTTGGGTCTAACTGTAAAAATTTCAGTTGGGCCAAATTTAGAGAACTTGTTAGGAGTTGCCACTATAAAAGGCAAAcccttaatattttttagggcagatttagaatattatttttgtgagactTTGCTCTCtaagttcttgaaagaattcactttgaacttatcaaggttgttaatcCATGTagcgttctttttggcttatcaatccctagattgtggcgccattttgttcttggttcgtttgctgaataataattttgagtttcctttacatcaaactcTAATActcaaattctatcaattttcGTGTTCAGTAATCTACgatcatatctcgagttctacaTACTTTTTTCGATGATTCAACAGTCTAACTTGCGTTTTGGAGCGTCGTCTTTCACCTTGTTTTGGAATCGTTCGATTAGGTGTTTCGTAGCTATGTTTATCATGTTCTCCAACAATACGCGATTTTGACTCAAATATGTAAGTTTCCAACCTAGAACGATCCTTAAAGTGAATCATGACAAATAGGATCATATCAATGACCATTTAGAAATTATATTCAGTAATGACTAACTTGTGGGATCAATTGACTCTTATGGAATCAACTGAGTTGAAAGTTGTCAAAGCGTACATTGATTAAAGTgaggagcaacgtctggtttgCTTTATgatggctcttcgtgatgattttgagggccttcgtAGATGTAATTTTCATCGTTCCCCTCTTTCTAATGTTGAATCCGTAattagtgaattgttggcagaagaaatgAGACTTAAGATCCACTATGTTGGAGAGTTAGGCTTGACaatgatgaatgttttttttgtaaagaaaaatgTCATTGGAAAACACATTGTCTAAATGTGGAGAGaccataagaagaattttataaggtCATTGTCCAATAATGATGCCTTTGatcctcctaccattggctgTAGTTTTGGTTTTGTATACTAATTTGAGACTACTTTCCAAATATATGATATCGCataacaacttcaaaaacttcTTTTCACTCAATCACATGTCATGTCTGCCTCCTTTACTAAATGTTTGAACTCCTCTAGTCTGTTAGGTATATCTATTTCCATATGAATTCTTGATTATGGAACATCTCACCATATGACATAAGATGATAAATCTTGTGTTTGTGAATCATGTCTCACTTGTGTcagttatgactgctgatggcactcaTATACCATTTGCAGACTTTGATTTTGTCTTCACACATAACTTATCTTTTTTCTGATGTTTATTAAATTTCTAATCTCACTTTGACTCTTGTTTCTGTTaatcaaatatgtgattttggTTATTCCGTTAaattttcttccacttcttgttatGTGTAGGATCCACATTTCGGGAGACTGATTGGGACAAGTCAGTGACATGAGGGAATTTATGTTTTGGATAACCTGCGAGTCCCAAATattgcagcctcaacaactactgctgacttattatctagtttttgCTTGAATTCTTcgtcttttaattttatagcattcttgccTTGGACATGTATCtacttctagattaaaataattGGTTTCTACTAAAGCTTTAAGAAAGTTATAAACCAATGTTATTTCAGATTGTTGTGATtataaacttgctaaatttctaGCTTTATCATTTAGTAAAAGCATTTATGTTTCATATAcaccttttgatttagttcactctgatgtttgaaTTGTAGTTTTACCCcttatttttaccaattcacAAAACCGATCATGTGTgacctattttaaaatatgacagTCCCATTCcaatttgtttaattaaaaaatgacaatctGACATGCTTTAAATAAAACCCTCTAAAGTTTTAactataaactttaaaaatgatttatttttgtaatttaatcaaTGTCATATGGgtaattaatgcatctaaatGCTTGTATATCATGCAATCCTATATCGCaccatttaaaatatgtaaaatcgtcatttttttagtttaaaagtaTGAACGAATAACTAAAACTATATATTCTATAGATTGGTAAAAATAGAtgattaaaactacaattaagtcaaaaaaaatattcaacttgTAGTATACCCTAATACTACTACAATTTACTACGttggaatattttattaaatattttatttaattattatattttaatattattttgtagatacatatctttatttaattatatcatctatttattaattagaaacattaattgattagtgattaaattaaataataatacttattagatttttattatgataatttcattatttatttaattgatataaaCTTAAATATGTGTGAATTTCATAGcccatttaaaaataataaaaatcctaCTTGATTATCACCTTATATATAAACTATGATCCTCAATATATCATATTTCATATGTCATCTTGCATATTGCATCTTCTCTCttcaatatatcatatattattgCATATTACATCTTGTCTACATATTACATATACATATAGAGACTAATCATCACGATTTCtgtcaaaaaattatatatccaagtgataaattaatatctatattatatttataaatagattaaatatatcataaatcctaagatatatagttatatatttagtcGACTTCTGCGCTAAAAtatgatcatatatttaatctaaatatttaaCGTGTCTTGAAGAATTAATAAAGTATTTCCAACATACTAATCTGTATGGGTCATATACTCATATCAATTAGGCCGCCATATACTTACAAAAGCAATAAGAAAGTGGCAACACAAGCAATAAATGGCAATTTAATTACGTTCTTGACATCGAGGAAACACAATTGTTCCTCCAATTAGATTCATGCTTATGGACGATAATAAAGCAGACAGTGAAGGCCCATAATGAAAAGATTAAACAAATAGGGTCGTTGGGGGAGGGTGCTTTTGGAACCATTGATAGAATGAGAACAAAAATACTCAATGTTGTGAAACAAATAGACGTGTTTATGCATTATTGGTGATAACGCCCACTCTTTCTCCCGAACATGATAGgcttgcttttttattttatcatttaaaaacaaaaaagatgttAATCCTAACTTACCTAggaatatctatatatatattttaaccaCAAAAAGtaagttatatagtttttttccttattttttcAGGAAAAAGTAAATATGactgtgaaaattattttattatctatatattttaagGCTCTAGAATCCAATCCAAGTGAACTGTTAAATATTAACGAGCTATTGTAAATGAGTGATGACACATGAGTATTGATTCAAGCATGAaattgtgtttgaaaaattccacttctaaATATTGTCATCAAATCATGGCTAACTCACACTTCAATACAACAGAGCATTAAGTAAGACTTGAATCCAAACACTATAAAAGGTTTTAGACTCAATATTTGTTTATTGAACTTCAATTTCCCATGACAAAATTTAATAGCAGTTATTTTGATGATTCTTACAAAATTACAGTATAGAAAGGAGCAAATGtcattttaacaataaaataatgaagAACTTTATATAGGTATGTAATGTTGtgtatgaaattaaaaataacaaccGACCTTAGCTCAGTTGGTAGAGCGGAGGACTGTAGTAGGGTCAAAACCTGATAGCCATCCTTAGGTCGCTGGTTCGAATCCGGCAGGtcggatttttatttttaactatttttcatGTTTGTCACAATGGGAATATAGCGCACGATTCAACCTATGGGCCATGACAAAACAAATTTAAGGGCCTGGACTTGGGGTCCAAAGTTTTTGTATTCTCAATTAACTTTATACCCCCAATTTATCAAAAACCCAAAATTATCCTTAAAAGTTTCATTCACTTGAGtggtaaaaaaattacatcaaaatCTAATCCCCCTCATTCAAATTTTTGGTACGTAACATTTTTACCTTAAATTCCGATATACAAAATACAATACcagaaattttatatttcaaatttttgataGTTCAATTAAGTTATCAGGAATTTTTGTAATAAcctatatttgaaataaaatcagTTTTATAATAACCTAAAATCAACTTACGTCTATCCTAAAATCAACTTTGTAATAATCTgtactacaaatatattaaaatatacatattatgttatattataatatataataaaataaattatttactaatcTGTTCAATCTACACTTTAACTGCAATATGGTGCTCATAATCCTTAAGGACATAAAAATCCTAAGGACCTCCAGAaaatatagattcttcagactGTTGATGATACTCGTGTTCAAACTGGTGTTGTTGATCGTGTTCATCATCAAATGCATGATCTTGATGGTGTTCTTGATCATGTTCTTCATCAAACGCATGATCTTGCTCAAACTCACGCGCCTGCATTTCTTCATtcctctttcttcttttttcaactgtagctctcctatttgattgtgtaggagGTCGAACTCGAGAATGTTCAACGTTTGTTTTTGCTCATTTAGTCCTCactaaaaaaatagattgaaaaaaaatataatatttttacaaataatgtaaaaaaaaagcTGTTCCGAAAATTTTAATGAGGAATGAAATTTCTGGCGAATATCCCAGAAATTTCAAATGTCCGATCATTATAAATCAATACAGAAAATTTTACTCCTCCTGAAATTTCTagtgaaaaaaaatcaatagcGCTCACTTTTCCAAAAAACACAACTAATGAGGATTGTgagaaacttttttatttttgtaattttgttaagagtattttggacattttaaatataaactttttaaatgCGGTATAGAAAAGGCAACTTTCCTGTCGGAAGATAAAACGATATTTCAAAACTTGAGTTTTGACTTGAAATTACAATATTGTCCCAATTTCCCAAACTTTCTCTTACCTCTACTCTACCTTGTTCGTTCAATCGACGCACTAGACACAACCGAAGTAACCGTCCTCGTCGAATTTTGCGTCAGTTTTTTCATCCCAAAATGGTACACAGTAACAATACTTATGATCTACGGTTTCCTCATTCTATTTCTTCGATcaattttgtttcaattttttctaattaaatgAAATTCAATTTGTCATAGGTTTGTTTGGCTTGTTTGCTGCCACTCTTTCTGGTCCCAATCGTTAATGTGCTTCCTCTTCTCTTCGATTTTATCATGGTATGCTACATAACAACactaattattagtattattttattttaattattgagcATGTATTTGTTGTAATCAatgttttttatgttttcaGGGAAAATTTTATAGGGTTTTTGGTTGGGAGTACAGGAAACCAGAGAGGGCTCCTCCTGCTTGTCCTTACAAGCCTTCAACCAACACTATTAGTAGTAAAGTGAGTCAAttcctaattttatttttgttttgtttttgtgatTTTTCATCTTAAAAGCTTAGGATTCTTTGTGAAATGTTCTACAATTATGTGGCTTTTGTGGATCTATCTAAACATTGTGGGTTCATTGTTGATGTCAAAAGTCAAAACACGACTTAAAATTCATGTGAGCATGGAGGAGaaactaaagaaatttgatttgGGATTTAAGGGTATGTTTGGATTGGTGGAATATGATGGAATGATGTGGAATGGAATATGCtagttagttttttaaaaaattgatgttatatgatttcatgTCATTTCACTCTATTGCGTCCTATACCACCAATCCAAGTACCTTGAAGGATATGCACTATTATTTGTGAAAACTAGTTTAACACTCTTACACTGGCAGTGGAATGGATATCCTACATTTGTAAgtgtattttgaaattaataggATAATATGGAAAAATAGTGGTATGTCATTGAATATTTGAatgtcaaattaaaattaatttgaggCTTCACTGGTTCAATGGTTTCTAGTTTTTTCCGAACCATAGATGCGTGTTTAAAAAACGTAATTGTTTTGTTTCATGAACTAAACTGTTTGCTTTTAGGATCTGGTCTCACCAAATTGAAatcatcttttcttttttccctTGTATAATAACAGTTTCGTTATACTAAGAAAATAATCTGTTGGGTATAAAAAGGCATAATTTTCCTCAGCACCTTGATGATATGAACTTCCGACTTGCCATAATTTTCCTttcatatatgaaaaattatatataccaaaaaataaaaaatcaagacAAGGCTTTCTTTATTAAGTAAAAGAGTATTAAAATTCATTAGATCAACGAATGTCTGCCTCAACTGAAGGTCAAAGTGCTTATGAAGTAATAATCATTTTGTTCCACTTCAAGGTTCTTTAAGTTTGTTGAGATTTTATGTCAATGGGATAACTTAAATCTAAGAGGATATGAGAGTAAGACCATTTGTCCTAGAAATGTAGAATAGTTCTCGTGATTTTCAAGCTGTAACGTCAAGCCTTATCGAACGAGTTGAGATCCTCTCCATTGCTCAAAAGAAATGGAGAACACTGTGACTATAGTTTTTTGTGTATAATAAAGCcaataaatgtttaatttatgTCACATGTTGTAATAATGTTTGCAAATATACACACAAAACTATAGTGATGGAAAAAATGGAGAGAGTGGGAAATGGAGAGGATCCTAACGCGTAACGAACATGCCTAAGTATACTAATACTCTCAATCTCTTTTTAGAAGCCTTTACTGGAGACATAATATTGTGTAGTAGTGTTTGAACAATATAAGGCCCGTTTACTTTATGAAAACATTTTGTTATTTTACTTTGATGAGAGACTCTTGAAGGGAAATATTGTTATGGAGAGAAAATGAAATGCTAGTTAATGAATATGCATTTTCAGTAATAATGAAGCAGATTTTTTacatttgcaatttttttttattgattttagagATGTAGACAATTGTTCAGCTATCAAGTGCATATCCCTTTGTTCTTTTCGTTGCGCATATGAGCTTTTTGAACTAGTTAACACAGTAGGGTTAATGTTACTTGTCATTGTACCATTGGTGATTCTGGGATCTGATTCCAAAAAAAAGTTCttcaaaaaaattctaaataatttttcttcatgTGTTGTTCTGAAAAGTGTCACCGGTTATGTAATTCTGTAAACTTTAAATGTTGATGACTTTACCTTTCTCTACTAGTTCAAGATTAAATGGTGGCTCAGATTCGAAGAATTTGAACATTGTGACTGAAAATTAGGAAAAGATGAAAACCCAAACATAATAAATGAATAGTGATTGATTTGAATTTCTTAAATTGTCTGTAAGATTCGATGGCCTATCCCCTTGTAGTGAGGATACTTttgtttgaaacaaaaaaataaatattaatgaacggtaaagaaaaattgtttttattatttttcagcTTAAATTTTTTGTGCTTTATTACCGATAGTATTAGAGAGATTAGGGTAGCAACTATTGTAAAAAGTAGAAATGATGGTTAAATTGCAACTTTGGTGGGTGGGCTGGGCATGTGTGGAGGAGACTTGTATATTCTATAGTATGGAGAGTAGGCCAGATGGAGGGCTATCTATCCAATTGCTAAAGGCAGAGGAAGACAAAAAAACTATAGGAAACTATTTAAAAAGATTTCGAGGCGAATGACTTGGCTATAAATATGagttacaataaaataatatggcATCACTTGATCTATGTAGCCAACCCCTCCAAAAAGGATTAAGTTTGATTGTTGTATTATAACTGATAATGCTCTGTAAGTTTTGTTGGGTAATGAAGtataattgatgaaattaatAACGCAAAATTTGCATTAGAAGCGAAAACTGTTCCCCTGTTTTTTATCCTGTTCGTTTGTTGCCTTATATAGTTACACGTGATTATTAGGGGGTTGGTCACCTCAGGAATAAATCTAGCACTGTACAAATGTCTGTTGTCCTTTATGATATTTAGTTTGACTGTCAAGGGTTTGTGTTACTGATAATCACATACATTCCCAATGGGGAAGAAATTTGTTCATTGTCTtttatttcatctttttcttaAAGATGGATTCTGGATAAAGGAGTGATCCTTTAAACAACCAGATAGTGATCCTTCGGTTGACCACAAGTGCATGTATTCTGTTTTGGGCGTTTGCATCCTATCATGCATGTGGTGAATAGTATTAGTGTTGGTAAATGTGCATGCTTGCAAACTATTGTGTTGATAATTTCATGTGTGAAGCTTCCACGAatgtaaatataaattgaaatgcAAATCTCAATTTTATGTCAGGATGAGGCAAATGCTGGAACATCTCCAACAGAACCTGTTAAACCTGGAAGTGTTGATGTCAAGCAGGATTAATCTGGGGTGACTCCTCTACAATAAGGTTTGATAGAAAGGAAACAAAAGTATGATATGATTACATCTCACTGTTTATGTTTGTAACTTTTATAATACAAGTTGGTAGTTTATAAGAGTGATATTTTTTCCTTCCTATTTTGGAAGATACCTCTCATCAATATGAAGTCAATTATAACATTGCACCCTCAATTTTTGCATGTAAAAGTTATAAATAACATTGGGCCTTGATATTCAGTCCTCCTAAAAAGGGAAGATCACTTGGCAACTTTGTAAGGGAAGTTGTGTGATAAACAGCACAACTAGACAAGAgaatttccttttctttttactGTTTAAGAGACTCGTTCGTATTGAACATTTCAGTGacattgaaaataaaagaaaaacaacaaccATTAGCCTAATTTCTGCTACTTGACTGTTATTGACTTTTTCTTAAACAAgaataaaacatgaaaatttCTGCACATGGTGAACATTGAGATCCtggttaaaagaaaaaatcccAGTGGTGGATGTGGTAAGAAGTAGCTTGTTTCTTTGGAAGAATCAAATTCTATTGATGTATGAACATACTGTCCTTATTAAATCCGTCTTATTTTCACTTTATATGTCATTTCTTTCGTCAGGATGTTTACATGTATAACTTCTCAAATTGAAATCTTATATGTTTTTTGTGGGGTGGAGTGAGTGAACAGTAAAAATTCACGAGGTTAAATGAGATTTGGTGTGTTAAGATCAGTTTTTGTATGGAGATTGATTCAAGATAATTACCAACCAAAGACAACTCGATCAAAAGAGGAGTAATTGATTGGGCGGTGGGTGTGCAGGGAAAATGAGGTAAAGTAGAATTAGTCAATCACTTCTTTTTATTGTCTGTTTTATGCTTAAATGGACTAGTGTACGCACTGTGATGAGGAGGAAAGCAGAAGAACACTTTGGTCAGTTTGCAGGTTTGGTGAACCAAGGGAGGAGTTTGGAACAGAGGTTGTTACAGTTTGGCTTACATTTTTGTGGgtaatttgataataaaaagtaaaaacgtAGCGCTGGTGAGTTGTATTGAGTCATAAAACAGAAGCTTAATATAGAAAAGGAGAAGTGTTCAATGAAGGGTTGTTGGTGTAGTTGTGAGCAACATAATGTGAACTTTATTCTGTTATTGGACTGTTTTGTATCAAGTCTTTTCTGTAATGTTTTACTGCAAAAGTCACTCAGAGTAGCTGAAATGCAGGGGTTTGATGCAGTGGTTCTTGGGCATAAAGGGGAGAATGAGATGTGAGTTAGGAATTTAGGGAGTAATCCTGGAAAACTCGATACTCTGGGGCAGAAACTCAAAATAGAGAAGGAATTCCTTCCAATACAATAGGGTTGAGTTGTAGAGATAAAGTTGAATTGAGACTAAAGAGAAGATAATATTTCTAAATATGATGGGTGGTTCATTCATTGGAAATGGTCGTGCCAGCGCCTTCTCCAGTGAAATCCACGTGCGGCGAGTTCTCCAAAGCCATGGTGAAAGGCATTCCCTCCATCCCTCACATTTGGAATCTCTACTTGGCTTTGCAATCTTCAGTCTTCTAGCCATGGTTTAGAGATGTGTGACAGAGAAAACATAACAAAGCATAGGGTGGGAGCACGGGAAAGAGAAGAGGGTTCTAACTGGCAAATTTTTCTAGAAGGTGCATGAGTAGTGAACCCTCTAACTTTCCACGAGTATGATAACATTTGGCTTTTTGTTTATGTATGCGTGCAATAATACTCATAACTTGAATACAATTgtagagaaaatgaaaaaaattaactcTCCTATTCAAATTCAACTACCAATTTAGTGATTTGCTAAGATTTTAGATAAATCACTATTTTACCTCTTGAAAGTTAGGATAAGATGTTGTCGTTTTGGTATCTGATTCAACAAATAATAACTCAATATATTTGAGGGACAACATTTGATAAACATATTTGGGAATGCTTGGACTCTAATTATAGGAtcatatttgtttgtttttcaaaatacaaagacTTGATACTAAAAAAATTTGAGATCAAAATTGCACATAACCCAaattaaatcaacaaaaatgcaGTCAAACTTTTACTTTAAGAAATGTATTATTTTGTCCATATTTATAATTCAGTTTGGTACACATACATAATTGTGCAGATATATTAAGAAGTTAATTTACTTAATGGTGTTTGAGCTTTTCAGAAACCACCAAGTTCTTAATTCACATGTTATTTTCTTCATGCGTTTCTAGTGTGTTCACATGTTAGCTACACGCGTACTAACGCACATCAGTGCTTCACATCCACATCATTTGCATCATCAAGTGTACTCATCTATGTCGGTGCTTCATAGTCTTAACAAAAATGTTAAGCATTGGATGTTAAATTAATGATTTGATCAAAGTGTAACAATTTTAGAATCGAGGGACAAAACTATCCAACCACCGAAATAGAAGAGATCAAATGTGACTTTTTTTGggataaaaatataacttacaaacatgtgaaacaagaaatggcaagagaCAAATGAGATAAGTTttaattgaagagaaaaattaataaatgaaataCGTTGTGATATTTTGTAGCTCAAAATCCATTATCTAACCGGTCAAACAAAATGGGCGAAACTCATTTTCACACCAAAGGGCCAAAATGGACAAGCCGaccattaattattttatgagacAAAGTTATGATTAGTCTGCTCAATACTAATTCTTTATGGAGAACACAGTGTCCCGAATATTCATTTGcttgttgatattttataatttcaatttgAATAAGCATCCGCATTAAGCCATGTCATAATACAGCGTGCATCTTGGCTCTCTGAGAtcattgaataatttaattttaatgttttgtaGTATCTTAAAGATTCTATGGAATCCGTATCCACCCACTTCATTATATATATGCGCATCTAAAATTGAGCTTTTCATTTTCTTGCTCTATAGCCTCTATAaactcttttatatatataggtgttctttatatatatatcttatgaATCAATTTAGTGGGAGAATttgacttttaattttaaagaataaaactcaaattttatattagaCCGTTCTAAAATAATCACTATTATTGATAAtcttaaaatgttaataaacaattaattgtacagtttagtttatattatattcCTACCTAAAAGGAAGAAGAAGTTCtgcttttttgttgttgaataaaTTAGTCTATATTACTTTTAGAGTGTGATAAACTAGATGTTGAATGTGGATTAAAAgaagtatttatatataatattattaataatacacataaaaataaaataaaaaacgaattaagtcacaattattttgaaataaacgTTAATTAAAGAAATGAAAGTGAAAGAAAGAGACAACTTAAAAAGGTGGCATTAGTGTTGATTTGAAGGCATGCTCTTAATTATGTGTTTACTGCCGCCGCCGGTAGCCAGTTCGGCCATGGCCCACTTTTATCCGACAAAGCAACCGGCCCTCCTATTCTATGCCaaccattattatttttttgacacatatattataccgttattaaaatattaacttaaaattaatcattaagtttaaatttaattaaatattggtaagttagatattatattttgaattttaatttaatattttatatttatacgtGAGTATTTAGTAgtaattatgtcattttatttataaattaataaaaaaaaattaatagttttatGTACAAAGATTTTGACGTAGAGATTTAGATTTGAATAtatgattatttattatttttttgtttgtagataaagtggtaaaaaaaaaag
The genomic region above belongs to Cicer arietinum cultivar CDC Frontier isolate Library 1 chromosome 4, Cicar.CDCFrontier_v2.0, whole genome shotgun sequence and contains:
- the LOC101492080 gene encoding uncharacterized protein, with the protein product MVCLACLLPLFLVPIVNVLPLLFDFIMGKFYRVFGWEYRKPERAPPACPYKPSTNTISSKDEANAGTSPTEPVKPGSVDVKQD